One Beggiatoa leptomitoformis DNA segment encodes these proteins:
- a CDS encoding exonuclease domain-containing protein, whose protein sequence is MTIPDNFLVIDTEGKNTLNEIAVLDAQGQLVYEAFTQEYQTTTHFNAKPLATILHDFIKLSADKTLVFHYAEHDIKLLKKSFKSVKLAFPTRQIACTYLLAKQCFPTICSFSLEYLSKRFGLKVGKHYFNNNAAHSARYDAAFTYQLYCKILDNQDDSIKMPLINPFSDSRVDNPFQQHIDLKSVYQYEFATLKSILSEIKQDPNHQSKGAIIIGEAGSGKTHLMMRLAQELLKNNRLLFIRQPNNSNAVLHHVYSRILESFIEKVPNTDFSQLEYLLAHSFSKIAIDFYQKKASKSDESILNALSADHLNIYAKLGGEGTDIKRKNWSHLEKNTISWWESQYSFAGIATAIIKGLIKYCSYKDTNRRELVKRWLAGATLEEEELKLIGLPNWDNELNLEDFSLQAMIVFGRLSIIDEPLIIVFDQLEGLRENETLLAQFGNGLKEIFTAVPNSLIILNLFPDRWATFQNIFDSSIIDRVSQYRITLNRPNAETLQEILFLKARAQDIDLKKLLHDSDFTEILSFYSIRTVLNRAAEYFRYRAEGIALPPLDNEKLTFEASIRQVITQLKAEISLLKQKVGIVELPVSTPPPTASTTMSEADLLSYLTATKQQLVADYEKKQIISESDDMGKLRTIFDAFHATKYNTLGIDCLYYGKKVIPENITITTEKNVFVVGFLYAVGTSFTARLKNFNDLVLQHKEYRFRICRDSREPTIKGKVGLDEIEKFTNAANGNYYLMEQADRINYELLYKLITDIQNKDLDIDLSNALNFVETQYLRDFWVLALLRH, encoded by the coding sequence ATGACAATACCCGACAATTTTCTCGTTATCGACACCGAAGGCAAAAACACATTAAATGAAATTGCCGTGCTAGATGCACAGGGACAACTTGTTTATGAAGCCTTTACACAAGAATATCAAACAACTACACACTTTAATGCCAAGCCATTAGCAACCATTTTGCACGATTTTATAAAGCTGAGTGCCGATAAAACGCTGGTTTTTCACTATGCAGAACATGATATAAAACTCTTGAAAAAGAGCTTTAAATCCGTTAAGTTAGCCTTTCCAACGCGACAAATCGCTTGTACTTATTTACTTGCAAAACAATGCTTTCCAACTATCTGTTCTTTCTCTTTAGAATATTTAAGTAAACGGTTTGGCTTAAAAGTAGGTAAGCATTATTTTAATAATAATGCGGCTCATTCAGCGCGTTATGATGCAGCTTTTACCTATCAACTCTATTGTAAAATTTTAGATAATCAGGACGATTCTATTAAAATGCCGTTAATCAATCCTTTTAGTGATAGTCGTGTTGACAATCCATTTCAACAACATATTGACTTAAAAAGTGTTTATCAATATGAATTTGCAACATTAAAATCTATTCTCAGTGAAATAAAGCAAGACCCAAATCACCAAAGTAAGGGAGCGATTATTATTGGTGAGGCGGGCAGTGGAAAAACACATTTAATGATGCGTTTAGCGCAAGAACTATTAAAAAATAATCGGTTATTATTTATTCGTCAGCCGAATAATTCTAATGCTGTTTTGCATCATGTTTATAGTCGGATTTTAGAGTCTTTTATAGAAAAAGTGCCTAATACCGATTTTTCACAATTAGAATATTTATTGGCGCATAGCTTTTCTAAGATTGCGATTGATTTTTATCAGAAAAAAGCATCAAAAAGCGATGAATCTATTTTAAATGCGCTATCTGCTGACCACTTAAATATTTATGCTAAGTTAGGTGGGGAAGGAACTGATATAAAAAGAAAAAACTGGTCTCATTTAGAAAAAAATACGATTAGCTGGTGGGAAAGTCAATATAGTTTTGCGGGCATTGCAACCGCCATTATCAAAGGCTTGATTAAATATTGTTCTTATAAGGATACTAACCGTCGTGAGTTGGTAAAACGCTGGTTAGCGGGCGCGACCTTAGAAGAGGAAGAATTAAAATTAATTGGCTTACCTAATTGGGATAATGAATTAAATTTAGAAGATTTTTCCTTGCAAGCCATGATAGTTTTTGGACGGTTGTCCATTATTGATGAACCCTTGATTATCGTTTTTGACCAGTTAGAAGGCTTGCGCGAGAATGAAACACTACTCGCACAGTTTGGCAATGGATTAAAAGAAATTTTTACGGCAGTTCCTAATAGTTTAATTATCCTAAATTTATTTCCAGACCGTTGGGCAACTTTTCAAAACATTTTTGACAGTTCTATTATTGACCGTGTATCACAATATCGAATCACCCTGAATCGCCCAAATGCAGAAACGTTGCAAGAAATCCTTTTTTTAAAAGCACGGGCGCAGGATATTGATTTAAAAAAGTTACTTCACGATAGCGATTTTACTGAAATTTTAAGTTTTTATTCAATTCGCACGGTATTAAATCGAGCGGCGGAATATTTTCGTTATCGTGCTGAAGGGATTGCATTACCACCATTAGATAATGAAAAACTCACGTTTGAAGCGAGTATTCGGCAAGTTATCACTCAATTAAAAGCAGAAATTAGTTTATTAAAACAGAAGGTTGGTATTGTAGAGTTGCCCGTTAGCACTCCCCCGCCCACAGCATCGACAACGATGTCGGAGGCAGATTTATTGTCGTATCTCACAGCAACTAAACAACAGTTAGTTGCTGATTATGAGAAAAAACAAATTATTTCTGAATCTGATGATATGGGCAAGTTGCGAACTATTTTTGATGCTTTTCATGCAACTAAGTACAACACGCTTGGGATAGATTGTCTGTATTATGGTAAAAAGGTTATTCCCGAAAATATCACTATCACGACAGAAAAAAATGTTTTTGTTGTTGGGTTTTTATACGCAGTGGGAACGTCTTTTACCGCCCGTTTAAAAAATTTTAATGATTTAGTGCTACAACATAAAGAATACCGTTTTCGTATCTGTCGTGATAGTCGTGAACCAACGATTAAGGGAAAAGTAGGGCTAGATGAAATTGAAAAATTTACAAATGCAGCAAATGGTAATTATTACCTGATGGAACAGGCTGATAGAATTAATTATGAGTTGTTATATAAATTAATAACGGATATTCAAAATAAAGATTTAGACATTGATTTAAGCAATGCCTTAAATTTCGTAGAAACACAATATTTGCGCGATTTTTGGGTGTTAGCATTGTTACGACATTGA
- the mdoH gene encoding glucans biosynthesis glucosyltransferase MdoH produces MNTFEAVTQSEGFRRFLLFSLVGITTLFALGLLTMVFQKDGITVLELTMLILYAILFTWICFSFWTAMFGFIICLFRRDRFAISASLPADDNIAPSSKTAIIMPIYNEDPRRVFAGLTSICESLLTTNKYDCFEVFIISDTRDPDIWIEEEMRWQILQQAMQGKINVYYRNREKNSERKVGNIKDFCQRWGAHYPFMIILDADSIMSGETLVKMVRLMEKNQHVALLQVSPLPINKESLFARIQQFASNVYNPIFTAGLNFWQLNEGNYWGHNSILRVKAFMDHCGLPRLPGKEPFGGDIFSHDFIEAAMLRRAGWDVWLAYDIGGSYEEIPPTLIDYAKRDRRWCQGNLQHTRILFAKGLHPINRLHLLMGIMSYLASPLWLLFLIVTAIDAYFRAQTEPIYFFGDTLFPVWPVSYTIEMATVLAFTLTFLFLPKILSLLIITTRKGLLKQYGGLAKLSLSVVIETLFSTLLAPIMMLFQSRFVLAILLRSNITWMTQKRDDHHTNFLEALSAHTSHTIIGVVAGWLSYNYMETFFWWFTPVLAGLVLSIPLSMLLSHVSLGRLARRYGLFLTPEETDPTYVVQRLKVNETLPDPLVTTYPSRFVQVLVDPYVNALHTALLPETQTYETGKRYQHELQGLIYKLLEDGIHSLTQDEKRKLLTSRNTLLKLHTMVWSLPNIADSLGNTRVADMP; encoded by the coding sequence ATGAACACTTTTGAAGCGGTTACACAATCCGAAGGATTCCGCCGCTTTTTGCTCTTTTCGCTCGTAGGGATTACAACCCTATTTGCATTGGGCTTATTAACCATGGTTTTTCAAAAAGATGGTATTACCGTTTTAGAATTAACCATGCTAATCCTGTACGCGATTTTATTTACGTGGATATGCTTTTCTTTCTGGACAGCCATGTTCGGTTTTATCATCTGTCTATTTCGACGCGACCGCTTCGCCATTTCAGCCAGCTTACCTGCGGATGATAATATTGCGCCTAGTAGTAAAACCGCGATTATTATGCCTATTTACAATGAAGACCCGCGCCGTGTCTTTGCAGGGCTGACCTCCATTTGTGAATCTTTACTAACGACTAATAAATACGACTGTTTTGAAGTATTTATTATCAGTGACACCCGCGACCCTGACATTTGGATAGAAGAAGAAATGCGCTGGCAAATTCTGCAACAAGCCATGCAGGGAAAAATCAATGTTTATTACCGCAATCGAGAAAAAAATAGCGAGCGTAAAGTCGGTAATATTAAAGACTTTTGCCAACGTTGGGGCGCACACTATCCCTTTATGATTATTCTCGATGCTGACAGCATCATGTCGGGGGAAACACTGGTAAAAATGGTGCGCTTGATGGAGAAAAATCAACATGTTGCCCTGTTACAAGTTTCACCGTTACCGATTAATAAAGAATCTTTATTCGCGCGGATTCAACAATTTGCCAGCAATGTTTACAATCCTATATTCACCGCAGGGTTAAATTTTTGGCAACTCAATGAAGGTAACTACTGGGGACACAACTCAATTTTACGGGTTAAAGCCTTCATGGACCATTGCGGACTCCCCCGATTACCGGGGAAAGAACCCTTTGGAGGCGATATTTTTAGCCATGATTTTATTGAAGCAGCGATGCTACGACGTGCAGGTTGGGATGTATGGTTAGCCTATGATATTGGTGGAAGTTATGAAGAAATTCCGCCTACATTAATTGATTATGCCAAACGTGACCGCCGTTGGTGTCAGGGTAATTTACAACACACCCGCATTTTATTTGCCAAAGGCTTACACCCCATTAACCGCTTGCATTTACTGATGGGAATTATGTCCTATCTTGCTTCGCCACTGTGGTTACTCTTCCTAATTGTCACAGCGATTGATGCCTACTTCCGTGCGCAAACAGAGCCTATTTATTTTTTTGGTGATACCCTATTTCCTGTATGGCCCGTGTCTTACACCATAGAAATGGCAACAGTGTTAGCCTTTACGCTGACATTTCTCTTTTTACCTAAAATTCTCAGTTTACTAATCATTACTACAAGAAAAGGCTTGTTAAAACAATACGGAGGGCTGGCAAAATTAAGCCTAAGCGTGGTGATAGAAACCCTATTTTCCACCCTACTTGCGCCCATTATGATGCTCTTTCAATCACGTTTTGTGCTTGCCATCTTATTACGTAGTAATATCACATGGATGACACAAAAACGTGACGACCACCACACCAACTTTTTAGAAGCCCTCTCTGCCCATACCAGCCATACCATCATCGGTGTGGTCGCGGGCTGGCTGTCTTATAACTATATGGAAACTTTTTTCTGGTGGTTTACGCCCGTTTTAGCGGGGTTAGTTCTCTCTATTCCGCTTTCCATGCTCCTCAGCCACGTATCATTAGGACGATTAGCACGTCGCTACGGCTTATTTCTCACGCCAGAAGAAACCGACCCGACGTATGTTGTGCAACGCCTCAAAGTCAATGAAACACTGCCAGACCCGTTAGTAACAACTTACCCCAGCCGTTTTGTGCAAGTTTTGGTTGACCCTTATGTCAACGCGCTACATACCGCCTTATTGCCCGAAACACAAACTTATGAAACAGGTAAACGTTATCAACACGAGTTACAAGGCTTAATTTATAAACTGTTAGAAGATGGTATTCATAGCCTAACGCAAGACGAAAAGCGCAAGTTATTAACTAGCCGTAACACCTTGTTAAAATTACATACAATGGTGTGGAGTTTGCCAAATATTGCAGATAGTTTAGGCAACACACGGGTTGCGGATATGCCTTAG